The Pseudoxanthomonas sp. CF385 region ATAGGCGGTCCATCGAGTTACCGACAACCGGGCGGCAACTCTACCTGCCAATGGGCATTGACGGCCTGCGTGAAGCAGTAGCGGAAGCAATCGCGGTCGCTGAACAGGAAACCGGTAGTGCGGGCAACAAGTCCAAGCCGCACATGGAAGATCTGGCGGAAGCCTGCAACGATTTCATGAGGAAGTACCCACTACCCAGAAGAAAGCACGATGCTCCATCGCGCGATGTACCCCTGTCCGCACCGGTGAGGTTCGCCACCGAGATTTACGCGCTGGCGGGAATGAACGGCATTGGTGACTCGAGGGTTGAGCAGCTACTTACTCGTGCGAGGAGGCGTACGGAGAAGGGAAATTGTAAGCCTGCCTGAAATTCCCAAATAAGTAGGGATACATCCCCTCTCACGGTTAGCAAAGTGTCCAGCAAGGGCGGCAGTGGTCGCCGAATGGCAAAGGACATTTTGTATGACGTTTCATCCGAACGACCTCCTCGATGAAAAGGAGGCGGCGAGCTACCTGAAATTCAACGCCAAGACGCTGCGCAACTGGCGGGCGACCAAGCAAGGTCCGGAGTGGGTGCGCGTCTCCACGCGCTCCATCCGCTACCGCTTCTCCGATCTGGAAGCCTTCATCGCCGCTTCGACGGCGAAGGTGGTTCCGTGAGCGCCCCGGAATCCGTTACCGACTCGGCGCTGGTGTGGGTTGATGGTCACCACTTCGTGTTCATGCACCGTGGTCGCGAGGTCTGGAGCTGCTGGCCGGCCGACACCAAAGACGTGGACATGCTGCTGGAGGTGATCCTGCCCGAGAAGAACTGGTTCACCCTCGATCATCGCAACCAATTCGTGAATCTGTTGGAGGCGCGCTTCGGCGCGAAGTTCCGCTAATGCGCGACTATGGGAAGGTTCACACTTCGTTCTGGGAAAGCCCGTCGGCGCGCGCGCTGACGGGTGATGGTCGCTACCTCGCGCTGTACCTGTTGACCTGCAAACACAACACCACTGCGGGCGCGTTCCGTTTGCCGGATGGCTATGCGTGCGAAGACCTGCAGTGGACGTTTGAGCGGCTCCACGAGGTTTTCCGCGAGCTGATCGAAAGCGGCTTCGCTACCCGTTGCGAAGTTTCGAAGTGGGTATTCATCCACAAGCATCTCGACTGGAACCCGCCCGAGAATCCGAATCAGGGCAAAGCCGTCGCCAAGGTCGCGGCGATGGTGCCCGAGTCTTGCAGCTGGAAGCAGGAGTTCGAAATGGTCTTGAGCCGTTTCCAGACCGTTCCTCAGAGCACCCGCAACCCTTCGGAAACCGTTCCGGAACCCTTCGCTAACCAGAAACAGAAGCAGAAGCAGAAGCAGAAGAATGATGGCGCTGGCGCGCCCGAATCCAGCTTTGAGAATCTGAGCAACGAAGGCAGTGAGGAGCTCGCACAGATCACCAAGCAGCCCGCTGCCCTCGGCGTCTGCGAATTGATTGCCGAGGGCATCGATCCGCAGCACGCCAAGGACTGGCTGAAGGTGCGCAAAGACAACCGCGCGCCGCTCACTCAGACCGCGTGGGACGGCGTGAAGGCAGAAGCAGCGAAGGCAGGGATCACTCCCGCTCAGGCTGTCGAGATTGCCGCTACGAGCTCGTGGCGCGGCTTCAAGGCAGACTGGGTCATGAGCGGCAGCATGAAACAGGGCACGGCCGCTGAGGTCTCCAAGGCGAGCCAGCCCGGCGGCGGGCGCAAGCGGCTGGGCTCGTAATGCAGACTCCCATCCATGCGGAAGAAGCCGTACTCGGCGGCATCTTGCTCTGCAACGACAACTATCAC contains the following coding sequences:
- a CDS encoding helix-turn-helix domain-containing protein, encoding MTFHPNDLLDEKEAASYLKFNAKTLRNWRATKQGPEWVRVSTRSIRYRFSDLEAFIAASTAKVVP